Proteins found in one Triticum aestivum cultivar Chinese Spring chromosome 4D, IWGSC CS RefSeq v2.1, whole genome shotgun sequence genomic segment:
- the LOC123100273 gene encoding histidine-containing phosphotransfer protein 2-like, with the protein MAAAALRAQLNAHIASMYATGSVDAYFQQLQSMDEGSATTGFVAEVINIFLNDADRILNDIAGLLNQPEVDFYKVDALVHQLIGSSSTVGAKKVKLACMQFRQSYVAKSKERCLMALALLRNEFCDVRNQLQIMMQLERQIAASREEDLC; encoded by the exons ATGGCGGCCGCCGCGCTCAGGGCCCAGCTCAACGCCCACATCGCCTCCATGTACGCCACG GGTAGTGTGGACGCGTATTTCCAGCAGCTGCAGTCGATGGATGAGGGCAGTGCAACCACGGGCTTCGTCGCCGAGGTCATCAACATCTTCCTCAACGACGCCGACAGGATCCTCAACGACATCGCCGGCCTGCT GAACCAGCCCGAGGTGGACTTCTACAAGGTGGACGCCCTGGTGCATCAGCTCATTGGGAGCAGCTCCAC TGTTGGTGCTAAGAAAGTGAAACTCGCCTGCATGCAATTTCGTCAGTCCTATGTGGCAAAAAGCAAAGAAAG GTGTCTCATGGCATTGGCTCTTCTTAGGAATGAGTTCTGTGATGTGCGCAACCAGCTCCAGATCATGATGCAG CTGGAGCGGCAGATTGCGGCCTCGA GAGAGGAGGATCTATGTTAG